The following proteins are co-located in the Brachybacterium sacelli genome:
- a CDS encoding carbohydrate ABC transporter permease — translation MSAVGELTELVSNRKKGGVKERHPDNKAGLAFMLPWLLGFLGITLIPMIASFALAFTDYSLLAPPEFTGLANIKEMIGDSRLHNSLVVTFIYVFVGTPLQLIMALLLAVVLNQGIKGLSFYRSVFYLPSLLGGSVAIAILWRQMFGANGLINQVGGMLGFENLPGWVSNPDTALGTIILLHVWTFGSPMIIFLAGLRQIPEMYYEAASVDGASKVAQFFRITIPLLTPIIFFNVVLQVINAFQSFTQAFVVSGGTGGPSDSTMFYTLYLYQKGFTQFDMGYASAMAWLLLIIVGIFTAINFFVSKFWVFYDD, via the coding sequence ATGAGTGCGGTGGGAGAACTCACCGAACTGGTGTCGAACCGCAAGAAGGGCGGTGTGAAGGAGAGACATCCTGACAACAAGGCAGGGCTGGCGTTCATGCTGCCCTGGCTGCTGGGGTTTCTCGGTATCACGCTGATCCCGATGATCGCGTCGTTCGCGCTGGCGTTCACCGATTACAGCCTGCTGGCTCCGCCGGAGTTCACGGGACTGGCGAACATCAAGGAGATGATCGGTGACTCCCGATTGCACAACTCGTTGGTGGTCACCTTCATCTACGTGTTCGTCGGGACCCCGCTGCAGCTGATCATGGCGCTGCTGCTGGCGGTGGTGCTGAACCAGGGCATCAAAGGGCTGTCGTTCTACCGTTCGGTGTTCTACCTGCCCTCGCTGCTGGGCGGTTCGGTGGCGATCGCGATCCTGTGGCGCCAGATGTTCGGTGCCAACGGTCTGATCAACCAGGTCGGGGGGATGCTCGGGTTCGAGAACCTGCCCGGGTGGGTGTCCAATCCCGATACCGCGTTGGGCACGATCATCCTGCTGCACGTGTGGACGTTCGGCTCGCCGATGATCATCTTCCTGGCGGGTCTGCGGCAGATCCCGGAGATGTACTACGAGGCCGCCAGCGTGGACGGCGCCTCGAAGGTCGCGCAGTTCTTCCGGATCACGATTCCGCTGCTCACGCCGATCATCTTCTTCAACGTGGTGCTGCAGGTCATCAACGCCTTCCAGTCGTTCACGCAGGCGTTCGTGGTCTCTGGCGGCACGGGTGGCCCGTCGGACTCGACGATGTTCTACACGCTGTACCTGTACCAGAAGGGTTTCACCCAGTTCGACATGGGATACGCCTCCGCGATGGCGTGGCTGCTGCTGATCATCGTCGGCATCTTCACCGCCATCAACTTCTTCGTCTCCAAGTTCTGGGTGTTCTACGATGACTGA
- a CDS encoding ABC transporter substrate-binding protein, translating to MITRRRTLTLFAAAGTLPALAACGPNASRDSGGEEGDGTLRFSWWGNPERAETTRAAIDLFTRKNAEVEISGEPADISGYFDKLATSVAAGDEPDVITMGGAYPAEYAARDVLLDLGTVEDVLDLSEMDEVARSNGQVDGMQVAVTTGINAPGMIVNRAVLEAAGVELPDPETWTWEDFAEAATAVSDNSPEGTFGSGKVFTHDSLDLWARQHGQILYTQDGTIGVDAETVQSFFEFSKLLVDSGASPDADQLVELADVGPERTLVGRGLAAFMLTWSSSLTTLSDASGADLEVVKVPGESLESGVWLQSSQFYTISARTSAPETAATFVDFLVSDPEAAQLFLTDRGVPAIEAVRQAILPELTDPARREVEYISALGEMELKPTWIGPAGSTAVEEITPRHQNAVLFGDATAQEAARAWHDDAVAAVTG from the coding sequence ATGATCACCCGCCGACGCACTCTCACCCTGTTCGCCGCCGCTGGAACACTCCCTGCCCTCGCCGCGTGCGGCCCCAATGCCTCGCGCGATTCCGGCGGGGAGGAGGGCGATGGCACCCTGCGCTTCTCCTGGTGGGGCAATCCGGAGCGGGCCGAGACCACCCGTGCCGCGATCGACCTGTTCACGCGGAAGAATGCCGAGGTGGAGATCAGCGGCGAGCCGGCGGACATCTCCGGGTACTTCGACAAGCTGGCCACCTCCGTCGCCGCCGGGGACGAGCCCGACGTCATCACCATGGGCGGCGCCTATCCCGCCGAGTACGCGGCCCGCGACGTGCTGCTGGACCTGGGCACGGTCGAGGACGTCCTGGACCTGTCGGAGATGGACGAGGTGGCGCGCAGCAACGGGCAGGTCGACGGCATGCAGGTCGCCGTGACCACCGGGATCAACGCCCCGGGCATGATCGTCAACCGTGCGGTGCTGGAGGCCGCCGGGGTCGAGCTCCCGGACCCCGAGACCTGGACCTGGGAGGACTTCGCCGAGGCCGCCACCGCGGTCAGCGACAACTCCCCGGAGGGGACCTTCGGGTCCGGGAAGGTGTTCACCCACGACTCGCTCGACCTGTGGGCCCGCCAGCACGGGCAGATCCTCTATACGCAGGACGGGACGATCGGGGTCGATGCGGAGACCGTGCAGTCCTTTTTCGAGTTCTCGAAGCTGCTCGTGGACTCCGGGGCCTCCCCCGACGCCGACCAGCTCGTCGAGCTCGCCGACGTCGGCCCCGAACGGACCCTCGTCGGCCGCGGCCTCGCCGCCTTCATGCTCACCTGGTCCAGCTCGCTGACGACCCTGTCGGACGCCTCCGGGGCGGACCTCGAGGTGGTGAAGGTTCCCGGCGAATCGCTCGAGAGCGGCGTGTGGCTGCAGTCCTCGCAGTTCTACACGATCTCCGCGCGGACGTCGGCGCCCGAGACCGCCGCGACCTTCGTGGACTTCCTGGTCAGTGACCCGGAGGCGGCCCAGCTGTTCCTCACCGATCGGGGGGTCCCCGCGATCGAGGCGGTGCGCCAGGCGATCCTTCCCGAGCTGACGGACCCGGCCCGCAGAGAGGTCGAGTACATCTCGGCGCTCGGCGAGATGGAGCTCAAGCCCACCTGGATCGGACCGGCCGGCTCCACCGCGGTCGAGGAGATCACCCCGCGCCACCAGAACGCGGTGCTGTTCGGGGACGCGACCGCCCAGGAGGCGGCCCGGGCCTGGCACGACGACGCCGTCGCCGCCGTCACCGGATGA
- a CDS encoding ABC transporter substrate-binding protein — protein sequence MFTRRKALALGLAAPGLAGLAACGPNTAGGSGGSGEEGAGSLRLAWWGNPTRDENTKNVAEAYKEVEPEVTISLEPGEWSGYWDKLATQTAGGDFPDIVQMDEKYLAEYAERGALLDLAEAGLDTADFAPGSVEVGELPDVGLAAINAGLNAFAFLINPVVFEEAGVEIPDDSTWTWEELLDTAVTITEATGKGTYGMTQMGMIQGLFQVYVRQSGQDQYKDGAAGFDAATATAWFELAKKIQDSGAGPGASVSVEDSSRSMDQSLFATGKVAMTVAWSNQVVAHDVLVPEGVVVLRPPSMTGSAADVQLWYKASMYWAVSSQTANPDDAVAFVDYLVNSPDAGKILSVERGVPGNLTVREAIVPDLDEADTKAVDYLESIEEELGHAPEITPQGGGQFEDMLTRATEEMLFGELTPAEAGQRLLDDLASALG from the coding sequence ATGTTCACTCGACGCAAGGCGCTCGCTCTCGGACTCGCAGCCCCCGGGCTCGCCGGACTCGCGGCCTGCGGCCCGAACACCGCCGGCGGCTCCGGTGGCTCCGGTGAGGAAGGAGCCGGCTCGCTCCGGCTCGCGTGGTGGGGCAATCCCACCCGTGACGAGAACACCAAGAACGTGGCCGAGGCCTACAAGGAGGTCGAGCCCGAGGTCACCATCAGCCTCGAGCCGGGCGAGTGGAGCGGCTACTGGGACAAGCTCGCCACCCAGACAGCCGGCGGCGACTTCCCCGACATCGTGCAGATGGACGAGAAGTACCTCGCCGAGTACGCCGAGCGCGGCGCCCTGCTCGACCTGGCCGAGGCCGGCCTGGACACCGCGGACTTCGCGCCCGGCTCGGTCGAGGTGGGCGAGCTGCCCGACGTCGGACTCGCCGCCATCAACGCCGGGCTCAATGCCTTCGCGTTCCTCATCAACCCCGTGGTGTTCGAGGAGGCCGGGGTCGAGATCCCCGACGACTCCACCTGGACCTGGGAGGAGCTCCTCGACACCGCCGTGACCATCACGGAGGCCACCGGGAAGGGCACCTACGGCATGACTCAGATGGGCATGATCCAGGGGCTGTTCCAGGTCTACGTGCGCCAGTCCGGACAGGACCAGTACAAGGACGGCGCCGCCGGCTTCGATGCGGCGACCGCGACCGCGTGGTTCGAGCTGGCCAAGAAGATCCAGGACTCCGGGGCCGGGCCGGGCGCGAGCGTATCGGTCGAGGACTCCTCACGCTCCATGGACCAATCGCTGTTCGCCACCGGGAAGGTCGCCATGACCGTGGCCTGGTCGAACCAGGTGGTGGCCCATGACGTCCTCGTCCCCGAGGGTGTGGTGGTGCTGCGCCCGCCGTCGATGACCGGCTCCGCCGCGGACGTCCAACTCTGGTACAAGGCGTCGATGTACTGGGCGGTCTCCTCCCAGACGGCGAACCCCGACGACGCCGTGGCGTTCGTCGACTACCTCGTGAACTCGCCGGATGCCGGCAAGATCCTCTCGGTCGAGCGCGGGGTGCCGGGCAACCTCACGGTCCGCGAGGCGATCGTGCCCGATCTCGACGAGGCCGACACCAAGGCCGTCGACTACCTCGAGTCGATCGAGGAGGAGCTCGGTCATGCCCCCGAGATCACGCCGCAGGGCGGAGGCCAGTTCGAGGACATGCTGACCCGCGCCACGGAGGAGATGCTCTTCGGCGAGCTCACTCCGGCCGAGGCCGGCCAGCGCTTGCTGGACGACCTGGCCTCGGCCCTGGGCTGA